AAGTTTCCGGCCCCAAACGAGTGAAGCAGCATATTTTTTAACGAACTACTGTGGCCAAGGGGCACTCCGTTTCTTTTTAAAATGTATTCCGATAAAGTCATTGTATACACAACAACAATAAGCCAAGCTTGTTTTGCGGGGAACAAGTTAGCCAGACACTTCAGGTCTAACCTGCCCCTCGTTTGCAAAGGCAGTCAGGCCCCCTTTCTCCTCCTCAAAGGAGGAGAGCCTGTCCCGACCAAGCAAAGCGAACGTCGGGAGGACCAACGAAGCTGGTGAGGTGGTCGATGGGCTTAATTGCTTAGCTCTTCAAAAAGTGAAGCATTCACCACCCCACCGCTGTAAACGCGGTACCTCACCTGCCCCTCGTTTGTAACGAGGGGTGAACCTTTTGTCGTTTGTAACGACGTCCTAAACAGTTGTTAACCGATAGTTACCATGATTTTTATTTGTCGATACAATCGACTGAACGCCTAACCCCTCGTTGCAAACGAGGGGTAGAGTAAGGGGAAGAGTCAGGGAGCCTGTCCCGATGAAACAACCTGAAGTCGGGAGGGAGGTGGTCGTCCTTCCCTGCTACATAACATATTGATAACCAAATGTATTTTCCATAATTATATAGTGGTTAAAAACCAAAAACACGGTTAACCCAGAACCCTCTGAATTTACCGTAACGTTTTAACAGCGACCCTATTTGTTCACATGTGCCTGTTTGTGGTACATGTACACGCCCCGGTATAATGGCGTGCATACCCAAAAGGCCACCTGCGCCCTGGAAAAGCTTGCAGGTGACCCGAAGTTTAAATTATTCAACTTAAACCTTTTGCAATATGGCAAAAATGAACGAATCGGGAAAGCGCGATTTTGTTTCGCAGATGATTACTATTCTGCAACAAAACACTACGTTACTTACCGATGCAGGTTTCGATCCAACAGCCAAAATTACTCAGCTCGACACTGAGTTAACGGCTGCCGACGATGCCGAAGGTCGCCAAATCGATGCAAAAGCCGCTGCGAAAATTGCTACGCGCGAAGCACAGCAAACGCTAAAAACGGCTTACGACGATGGTTCGGCTACCGTAGAGATCATTGCCGGTTTTCTGGGTAAAGATCATCCATTGGTTCAGGAGCTCCGGAAACTGCGCAAGTCAAATGGCAAGCCGGAAAAACCATCCGGCGTAGCTTAAACACCGTCTTTTTAAAGAAACCACCTTGTTTTTCAGGGTGGTTTTTTTGTGCTTCGTTTAGCGAGAAAGGCTTAGCGTTTTGCTCCCCGTGTAAATGGTAATTTCCCCCTGTTTTTTCAGACCGTGCCCCTTGGGGCGAAGCGTGTGCCCCAATCTTTTTGCTTCGTGCCCCTTGGGGACTGTTATGCGCCCTCAGGGGATTGCTTTCCGAAAACAGGGGCGCGTTTTGTGCCCTTTGGGGAACGGTTCATGCCCCTTGGGGATGGCTTCGCGAAAACAGGGGATTGCTTTGTGCCCCTTGGGGATGATTCCGTGCCCCTTGGGGCAAGGCTTGCCAAGACAGGGGATTATCGTGTGCCCCCGGGGGATTGTTCTTTGCCCCTCATTCTTTGTTCCGCTGAAAGGCTTATGGATAAAGGGATAGGAAATGTTTTTGCCTTAGAATCCAAATTTTGAACGGTGCTCCCGAAGGTGTTTTCCCGAAGGATGAAATTGGCTGTTAGTTGGGAGAAAGATATCTCTATTATTGAATTGTTTGATACCTGTTTCCGGGTTAAAGTCTTTTAGTTTTGGATGAACTAAGATTTTGTACTTATCGGAAATAGCAATCAGGCCGCGATCAAAAGCACGGTGAAAAGTTGGCGAAAGTGCCAGTCCGTTTCGGATTGAATCGTTATAAGTTTCGGCAAATGGGGTAATGTGACAGGCATCAACCAAGGAACGGTTTTTACCATCAGCAACTTTTAACCCGCTTATTGCACACTGATTATCGTAAACTTCCAAAATGGCTTTACGGAAAACAGCACTACGGGCAGCCACAAATTCATCACGAACTTCTTTAGGTTGTTGGTTTAGGGTTTGTTTTACTGTTCGGGCATAGTTTTTTTCAGGATCGTAAAGCATTTGTGCTTTCACTTTTGCCGAATAAACTTCTGCCGACGCATACTCCGAAACCTGCTTTATACCAAAGTATTTACTTAGCAATGTAGCCTTTATTTCCCTGCGTTTTATCGGATCAATGAATACCAAATACAGTTCTTCTGAAAGCTGCGCTGCCAAAACTGTGGCATCAAGAGCCCTTAAACTTTTTATTGAATTGCTTCTTGTGGTTGGAATCTCTTTTCCGGGATAGGTAATAAGTTTCCAAAACTCACCTTTTTCGTTTTTAAGATGAAAAAAGGGCAAAGCAAAGGTGGGTGTATGGTGTGTTTTTACCACAACATTCCAAATATCAAGAAAGCGCTGCACCAAGGCATCGGTAATCTCAATCCAATTCTCCACAATCTCACCACTTTCAAAACTCTCTATCACCGCCAATAAAAGCACTGGCTTATGGGGAGCCTTGCCGTATTTGGTTACGCCTTGGTTTAGGTAGAGGATATGGTAGTGAAGGTTGCTCATCCTAAAAATTTTTCATCCATATGCTTTTCTAAAAGAACTAAGCTCGGTAAAAAACGTTCTGGACGTTTGATTTCTTTATTGTGATA
Above is a genomic segment from uncultured Draconibacterium sp. containing:
- a CDS encoding HNH endonuclease — translated: MSNLHYHILYLNQGVTKYGKAPHKPVLLLAVIESFESGEIVENWIEITDALVQRFLDIWNVVVKTHHTPTFALPFFHLKNEKGEFWKLITYPGKEIPTTRSNSIKSLRALDATVLAAQLSEELYLVFIDPIKRREIKATLLSKYFGIKQVSEYASAEVYSAKVKAQMLYDPEKNYARTVKQTLNQQPKEVRDEFVAARSAVFRKAILEVYDNQCAISGLKVADGKNRSLVDACHITPFAETYNDSIRNGLALSPTFHRAFDRGLIAISDKYKILVHPKLKDFNPETGIKQFNNRDIFLPTNSQFHPSGKHLREHRSKFGF